A genomic stretch from Parafrankia discariae includes:
- a CDS encoding TadE/TadG family type IV pilus assembly protein encodes MGGRDRGDAAVELALLTPVIGLLLVAVIAAGRLGTARDQVTQAAREAARAASLTRSPAAAQTAARTAVTISLANSPGSCPDFTVTVDTAGLSAPLGQPAQVAVTVTCQVPLSDLAGIPLPGRQAMSSTFAAPLDQFRGRR; translated from the coding sequence GTGGGCGGGCGTGACCGGGGGGACGCCGCGGTCGAACTCGCGCTGCTCACCCCGGTCATCGGCCTGCTCCTCGTCGCCGTGATCGCCGCCGGGCGGCTCGGGACCGCCCGCGACCAGGTCACCCAGGCCGCCCGCGAGGCCGCCCGGGCGGCCTCGCTGACCCGCTCCCCCGCCGCCGCGCAGACCGCCGCCCGCACCGCGGTCACCATCAGCCTCGCCAACTCCCCCGGCTCCTGCCCGGATTTCACCGTCACCGTCGACACCGCCGGCCTGTCCGCCCCCCTCGGCCAGCCCGCCCAGGTCGCCGTGACGGTGACCTGTCAGGTTCCGCTGTCCGACCTCGCCGGCATCCCCCTGCCCGGACGCCAGGCGATGAGTTCCACCTTCGCCGCCCCTCTTGATCAGTTCCGTGGCCGCCGATGA
- a CDS encoding pilus assembly protein TadG-related protein, whose product MTSGRGRRRGGRDGRDEGYVSVMVAGVVLAVMAAIGLLVDGSIALAAHRSANNEAEQAARAAAQAIDLTTYTGGQARPRIDPDAARAAAGAYLAGTGDSYTVEITGPAQITVTVTVVRPTRLLSMVGVPSITAVGVGRSTQLFGAG is encoded by the coding sequence GTGACGTCGGGACGTGGACGGCGGCGGGGCGGCCGGGATGGTCGGGACGAGGGTTACGTCAGCGTGATGGTCGCCGGGGTGGTGCTGGCGGTCATGGCCGCGATCGGGCTGCTCGTCGACGGGTCGATCGCGCTCGCCGCGCACCGCAGCGCGAACAACGAAGCCGAACAGGCCGCCCGCGCCGCGGCCCAGGCCATCGACCTCACCACCTACACCGGCGGGCAGGCACGGCCCCGCATCGACCCCGACGCCGCCCGCGCCGCCGCGGGCGCCTACCTGGCCGGCACCGGTGACTCCTACACCGTGGAGATCACCGGCCCGGCGCAGATCACCGTGACCGTCACCGTCGTGCGTCCCACCCGCCTGCTGTCGATGGTCGGCGTGCCGAGCATCACCGCGGTCGGAGTCGGCCGTTCCACCCAGCTCTTCGGCGCCGGCTGA